The Catenulispora sp. EB89 genome includes a region encoding these proteins:
- a CDS encoding polyprenyl synthetase family protein, translating into MQQDEGLTVALKDGLLRVEEVLLNYTRSDHAYISEITSHLAQAGGKRTRPLLVLLAAQFGDPAAPGIVEAAVVVELTHLATLYHDDVMDEAALRRGVASANQRWDNSLAILSGDFLFARASTLLSELGPDAVRIQAETFERLVSGQISESVGPKNGQNPVDHHLEVLAGKTGSLIATSGRFGAIFAGCTAEQEQILAEFGELFGVAFQLSDDLLDIESESEQSGKTPGTDLREGVHTLPMLIALAMDGSADPETARLQELLRTDLSSDDAAFSEALGLLRAHPSMGQARDVVRGYAQKAKAVLEPLPEVPAKEAMRALCDVVISRTT; encoded by the coding sequence ATGCAGCAGGACGAGGGCCTGACCGTGGCTCTGAAGGACGGCCTGCTCCGCGTGGAGGAGGTGCTGCTGAACTACACCCGCAGCGACCACGCCTACATCAGCGAGATCACCTCGCACCTGGCCCAGGCCGGCGGCAAGCGCACCCGGCCGCTGCTGGTGCTGCTGGCCGCGCAGTTCGGCGACCCGGCCGCCCCCGGCATCGTGGAGGCCGCGGTGGTGGTGGAGCTGACCCACCTGGCCACGCTCTATCACGACGACGTCATGGACGAGGCGGCGCTGCGCCGCGGGGTGGCCTCGGCGAACCAGCGCTGGGACAACTCGCTGGCCATCCTGTCCGGCGACTTCCTGTTCGCCCGGGCCTCCACGCTGCTGTCGGAGCTGGGCCCGGACGCGGTGCGGATCCAGGCCGAGACCTTCGAGCGCCTGGTCAGCGGCCAGATCTCGGAGTCGGTGGGCCCCAAGAACGGCCAGAACCCGGTGGACCACCACCTGGAGGTGCTGGCGGGCAAGACCGGCTCGCTGATCGCCACCTCCGGCCGGTTCGGCGCGATCTTCGCCGGCTGCACCGCCGAGCAGGAGCAGATACTGGCGGAGTTCGGCGAGCTGTTCGGCGTCGCCTTCCAGCTCTCCGACGACCTGCTGGACATCGAGTCGGAGTCCGAGCAGTCCGGCAAGACGCCGGGCACGGACCTGCGCGAGGGCGTGCACACCCTGCCGATGCTGATCGCGCTGGCGATGGACGGCTCCGCGGACCCCGAGACCGCGCGGCTGCAGGAGCTGCTGCGCACCGACCTGTCGAGCGACGACGCGGCCTTCTCCGAGGCGCTGGGGCTGCTGCGGGCGCACCCGAGCATGGGGCAGGCGCGGGACGTGGTGCGCGGGTACGCGCAGAAGGCGAAGGCGGTGCTGGAGCCGCTGCCGGAGGTGCCGGCGAAGGAAGCGATGCGGGCGCTGTGCGACGTGGTGATCTCGCGGACTACCTGA
- the nuoN gene encoding NADH-quinone oxidoreductase subunit NuoN, which yields MTSLLAAAPGSPAAPGAGSATVSTFTAPQVEYRALMPMLVVFGAATVGILIEAFLPRSRRYWAQVAVSLAGVLVALGFVIANHGMAETTAADAVSVDGVTLFLQGTILALAVLALLLVAERGTAMVDLDAFTAQGATTPGSGGERAADTAGLRTTEVFPLMLFSIGGMLLFPAANDLLTSFVALEVLSLPLYLLCGLARRRRLLSQEAAMKYFLLGAFSSAFFLYGIAMLYGYSGSVRLSDIAASITAAPHSDVLVLVGIALLAVGLLFKIGAVPFHSWTPDVYQGAPTPITAFMAAATKVAAFGALLRIVYVALPGLRWDWRPVLWGVAILTMLAGAILAITQRDIKRMLAYSAILNAGYILLGIVSTTTKGVSATLFYLAAYGFATIGAFAVVTLVRESVRGGSEAGDGGDDDSITVGGEATDLSAWAGLGRRSPLLAACFTVFLLAFAGIPLTSGFTGKFALFTAAIDGGAWPLVIVGVIASAAAAFFYVRVIVLMYFSEPLREEGAGPVVVVPSPMTTIALTVSVALTIALGVVPQMALDLADKAAYFVQ from the coding sequence CTGACGAGTCTGCTCGCCGCGGCGCCGGGCAGCCCGGCGGCCCCGGGCGCCGGCTCCGCGACGGTGAGCACCTTCACGGCGCCGCAGGTGGAGTACCGGGCGCTGATGCCGATGCTGGTGGTGTTCGGCGCCGCCACGGTCGGCATCCTCATCGAGGCCTTCCTGCCGCGCTCGCGGCGCTACTGGGCCCAGGTCGCGGTGTCGCTGGCCGGAGTCCTGGTGGCCCTGGGCTTCGTGATCGCCAACCACGGCATGGCCGAGACCACCGCCGCCGACGCGGTGTCGGTGGACGGCGTCACGCTGTTCCTGCAGGGCACCATCCTGGCGCTGGCGGTGCTGGCGCTGCTGCTGGTGGCCGAGCGCGGCACCGCGATGGTCGACCTCGACGCGTTCACCGCGCAGGGCGCGACCACGCCGGGCTCCGGCGGCGAGCGCGCGGCGGACACCGCCGGGCTGCGGACCACCGAGGTCTTCCCGCTGATGCTGTTCTCGATCGGCGGCATGCTGCTGTTCCCGGCCGCGAACGACCTGCTGACCTCCTTCGTGGCGCTGGAGGTGCTGTCGCTGCCGCTGTACCTGCTGTGCGGGCTGGCGCGCCGGCGCCGTCTGCTGTCGCAGGAGGCCGCGATGAAGTACTTCCTGCTCGGGGCGTTCTCCTCGGCGTTCTTCCTGTACGGCATCGCGATGCTCTACGGCTACTCCGGCTCGGTGCGGCTGTCGGACATCGCGGCCTCGATCACCGCGGCCCCGCACTCGGACGTGCTGGTCCTGGTCGGGATCGCGCTGCTGGCGGTCGGGCTGCTGTTCAAGATCGGCGCCGTGCCGTTCCACTCCTGGACCCCGGACGTCTACCAGGGCGCGCCGACCCCGATCACCGCGTTCATGGCCGCGGCCACCAAGGTCGCCGCGTTCGGCGCGCTGCTGCGCATCGTGTACGTCGCGCTGCCGGGCCTGCGCTGGGACTGGCGGCCGGTGCTGTGGGGCGTGGCGATCCTGACCATGCTGGCCGGCGCGATCCTGGCGATCACCCAGCGGGATATCAAGCGGATGCTCGCGTACTCGGCGATCCTCAACGCCGGGTACATCCTGCTGGGCATCGTGTCCACGACCACCAAGGGCGTGAGCGCGACGCTGTTCTACCTGGCGGCGTACGGCTTCGCCACGATCGGCGCGTTCGCCGTGGTGACGCTGGTGCGCGAGTCGGTGCGCGGCGGATCGGAGGCCGGCGACGGCGGCGACGACGACTCGATCACGGTCGGCGGCGAGGCCACCGACCTGTCGGCCTGGGCCGGCCTCGGGCGGCGCTCGCCCTTGCTGGCGGCCTGTTTCACGGTGTTCCTGCTGGCCTTCGCGGGCATCCCGCTGACCTCCGGCTTCACCGGGAAGTTCGCGCTGTTCACGGCGGCGATCGACGGCGGCGCCTGGCCGCTGGTGATCGTCGGTGTGATCGCCTCGGCGGCGGCGGCGTTCTTCTACGTCCGTGTCATCGTCCTGATGTACTTCAGCGAGCCGCTGCGCGAGGAGGGGGCGGGGCCGGTCGTGGTCGTGCCCTCGCCGATGACCACGATCGCGCTCACCGTCTCGGTGGCGCTGACGATCGCGCTCGGCGTCGTCCCGCAGATGGCTCTGGACCTTGCGGACAAGGCGGCGTATTTCGTGCAGTAA